Proteins from a single region of Sphaerochaeta globosa str. Buddy:
- a CDS encoding MazG-like family protein translates to MTTTYTRILDIRKQLQLSPSEMAEKLGLSEQDYLIGIEFPSASLIEQLCSVFGLSHQYLTEGVGPMFTERPLPIAEILAFRDARNWKQFHTPKDLSISLSLEAAELLECFQWSGSDVEAKSKQAQMEEELADILIYSVLFADAIGVDIPTIIHNKLKKNGEKYAVAKAFGNAKKYTEFSETD, encoded by the coding sequence ATGACTACCACCTATACCCGCATTCTAGATATCCGGAAACAACTCCAGCTCTCTCCATCCGAGATGGCAGAGAAACTAGGACTCTCCGAACAAGACTACTTGATCGGCATTGAGTTTCCCTCTGCTTCCTTGATTGAACAACTCTGTTCTGTTTTTGGTCTTTCTCATCAGTACCTTACCGAGGGAGTTGGTCCTATGTTTACTGAACGGCCGCTTCCCATTGCTGAAATCCTTGCTTTTAGGGATGCTCGCAACTGGAAACAGTTTCACACTCCAAAGGACCTCTCAATTTCCTTGAGCCTTGAGGCTGCTGAGCTGCTTGAATGTTTTCAGTGGTCGGGAAGTGATGTAGAAGCAAAGAGTAAGCAGGCTCAGATGGAAGAGGAGCTTGCAGATATCCTTATCTATAGCGTTCTGTTTGCAGATGCCATTGGTGTTGATATTCCTACCATCATACATAACAAGCTCAAGAAGAACGGTGAGAAGTACGCCGTAGCCAAAGCCTTCGGGAATGCAAAGAAGTACACTGAATTCTCAGAGACCGATTAG
- a CDS encoding ferritin family protein: MDLFEVAIKLEQEGAQFYKELAKKAPTEGFATIFNMLADDEKKHESYFKALQARSALVTVKSSVLEQAKQVFLAFNPENFFIIDGQIPAYEEALLVEKKSIDFYTAQLPSLEFEAEKKALALILAEEKRHYAILEEIIKLVTRPHRWVENAEFGVREEY; this comes from the coding sequence ATGGATTTGTTTGAAGTTGCAATCAAGCTCGAGCAAGAAGGTGCTCAGTTTTATAAAGAGCTAGCTAAGAAGGCTCCAACCGAGGGTTTCGCTACTATCTTCAACATGCTTGCTGATGATGAAAAGAAGCACGAAAGTTACTTCAAGGCATTACAGGCAAGAAGTGCTCTCGTAACCGTTAAATCTTCAGTTCTTGAACAAGCAAAGCAGGTTTTCTTGGCATTCAATCCTGAAAACTTCTTTATCATCGATGGCCAGATTCCCGCCTATGAAGAAGCATTGCTTGTAGAAAAGAAGAGCATCGACTTCTATACAGCACAACTTCCCTCCCTCGAATTTGAGGCAGAGAAGAAAGCTCTCGCTCTGATTCTTGCTGAAGAGAAACGCCACTATGCAATCCTGGAAGAGATCATCAAACTTGTCACTCGCCCGCATCGCTGGGTTGAGAATGCCGAGTTTGGAGTACGGGAAGAGTATTAA
- a CDS encoding Sau3AI family type II restriction endonuclease — translation MPYLYDANSKESICDFARMLEDSCVAEALDTNAMYGGMPIGEASIEWDKEYSGKGGFGQYLEEVYFGKRNNSLSKADFEEAGLELKTAPLKKLSNGEVRAKERIVLGLMDFMTIVHENFDTSHFIAKNIDILLVFYFHDPLKEYCNLGIPLVDIWNCIQEDEYQIRKDWEYIVNKVQEGRAHEISEGDTLYLGACTKGATKETAQRMQPYSPLLAHARAFCFKIQYVNHIYQILLDRKKDRFVSYIHMLNSPGNELEQIVKNKFLPYIGMNVLMICTLLKIPFKLKSKNFYAMVTKRILGAEDTQQIYEFEAADIQIKTIRIEPNGKCKESMSFKQIRYEEIIDQEWEDSDFYVELTSKFFFIVFKHDHPEDPYILDRVLFWNMPETDLQVVKQVWLDAQQKISSGNYENFVKSSDRKIAHVRPHATDSSDVMRTPQGTYEKKKSFWLNRNYIMEILNNN, via the coding sequence ATGCCTTACCTCTATGATGCAAATTCGAAGGAATCAATTTGTGATTTTGCCCGTATGCTTGAAGATTCTTGCGTTGCAGAAGCACTTGATACAAACGCAATGTATGGGGGGATGCCCATAGGAGAGGCCTCGATTGAGTGGGATAAAGAATATTCAGGTAAAGGAGGCTTTGGTCAGTATCTTGAGGAGGTCTATTTTGGCAAACGTAATAATTCATTGTCCAAAGCTGACTTTGAAGAAGCTGGATTGGAACTTAAGACTGCTCCGCTCAAGAAACTTTCGAATGGGGAAGTAAGGGCAAAAGAAAGAATTGTGCTTGGACTCATGGATTTTATGACTATCGTACATGAGAATTTTGACACATCTCATTTTATCGCAAAGAACATAGACATCTTATTGGTTTTCTATTTCCATGATCCTCTCAAAGAGTACTGCAATCTCGGCATCCCGCTAGTAGATATATGGAACTGTATCCAGGAGGATGAGTACCAGATTAGGAAGGACTGGGAATATATAGTTAATAAAGTACAGGAGGGCCGTGCCCACGAAATCTCTGAGGGAGATACACTTTACCTTGGAGCATGTACCAAAGGAGCAACAAAAGAAACTGCACAAAGAATGCAACCATATTCTCCTTTGCTCGCCCACGCTCGCGCCTTCTGTTTTAAGATTCAGTATGTCAATCATATCTATCAAATACTATTGGACCGAAAAAAGGACCGTTTCGTCTCATACATCCACATGCTCAACTCCCCTGGTAACGAACTGGAGCAAATCGTTAAAAATAAGTTCTTGCCCTACATAGGTATGAATGTACTTATGATTTGCACTCTTCTAAAAATCCCTTTTAAGCTGAAGTCAAAAAATTTTTATGCAATGGTGACTAAACGAATACTTGGAGCAGAGGATACTCAACAGATATACGAGTTCGAGGCTGCTGATATACAGATTAAAACCATCAGAATTGAACCTAATGGCAAATGCAAAGAATCAATGTCGTTCAAGCAAATCCGGTACGAGGAGATAATTGATCAAGAATGGGAAGATAGTGATTTTTATGTAGAACTTACCAGCAAATTCTTTTTTATAGTTTTCAAGCATGATCACCCAGAGGATCCCTACATTCTCGACCGGGTTCTATTCTGGAATATGCCCGAAACAGACCTTCAAGTAGTAAAGCAAGTGTGGTTGGATGCTCAACAGAAAATTTCCAGTGGGAATTATGAGAATTTTGTCAAATCTAGCGATAGGAAAATCGCTCATGTGCGGCCTCATGCAACAGACTCTTCTGATGTAATGAGAACACCACAAGGAACCTATGAGAAAAAGAAAAGCTTTTGGCTTAATCGAAATTACATCATGGAAATTTTGAACAATAATTAA
- a CDS encoding substrate-binding domain-containing protein, producing MRAKAQSTPIPIKRIAFLARNPFGGASVEMISHLCRALGASASLVMVGYVKENSAYEQVLQLLTPANFDALIVWGTVEAFAPVYAKAKEEELAVISIGGKHPDHPCLLFDSYSGMKAVVLHCIYEHKAKRLAFIRGPQEDAYAQERYQAYLDALSYAGIPFQSDLISPPVDWSCGQLGLEALYRRGLAPGSDYEAIICASDLLLTGVYSLLGKQGINIGEDVKVIGFNDSKESRSFNPPCTTVRLPYREMSCAVYTLLDRVWKGQSVSDLSYPAKTIIRRSCGCTVQDTFGQTSRSLEAVQNRMAGLFHLAKEEKERLIEVWNLLSFYEQEQTKENKARLERLFLQCVQDIIGSSEDIELLHAGLLRCAELSNQNLRPLVSELLFPLISRAQEQQYVHTLARISKREEMLSSFKVALGEIHSYNQLQTLLIKYQSGFRLQGSSFLATKGETMSFAQEPGIHSLKPIIRDQKLLGYLHLQPSQWEASLLETLCVYIGDAAYHIQRLNKPHASSQQPSTDKVQTADIYLYGAPPQELSNRTKQTFTNFEQLVAAVLEAKPLAILTDSLSAVEIMDLRSLTNTKTVPIVIHKRRWSNQEGETYHNLSQVLLCDPALAGSKGFLDRLEGLVSETQPLKDTASAMAKQIFFALHRRFDTPFARWELAQELGLSEDYLTVLFKAEYGLTVWEYLNRYRIWHASNLLGTTTLPVELVAKMSGFSSSPYFCRMYRNLTGKAPSAFRSGRN from the coding sequence ATGCGTGCAAAGGCTCAATCAACACCTATACCAATCAAGCGCATCGCTTTTCTCGCCCGCAACCCCTTCGGAGGGGCTTCGGTTGAGATGATCAGCCACCTCTGTAGAGCACTTGGAGCCTCGGCAAGCCTTGTCATGGTTGGTTATGTGAAGGAGAACAGTGCATATGAGCAGGTACTCCAACTACTTACTCCTGCGAATTTCGATGCCTTAATAGTCTGGGGAACCGTTGAAGCCTTCGCCCCGGTCTATGCCAAGGCGAAAGAGGAAGAGCTTGCAGTGATCAGCATCGGAGGCAAGCATCCCGACCACCCCTGTCTGCTCTTTGACTCCTACTCTGGCATGAAGGCCGTGGTACTACATTGCATTTACGAGCACAAGGCCAAACGGCTTGCCTTCATCCGTGGGCCGCAAGAGGATGCCTACGCACAAGAGCGGTACCAAGCATACCTAGATGCACTCTCTTATGCCGGCATACCCTTCCAATCCGACCTAATCAGCCCTCCGGTGGACTGGAGCTGCGGGCAACTAGGGTTGGAAGCCCTCTATAGAAGAGGCCTTGCCCCAGGCAGTGATTATGAGGCTATCATCTGTGCCAGCGACCTGTTGCTCACTGGAGTGTACAGTCTGCTTGGAAAACAAGGCATCAACATCGGCGAGGATGTGAAGGTCATCGGCTTCAACGACAGCAAGGAGAGTAGAAGCTTCAATCCTCCTTGCACTACCGTACGACTTCCCTACCGGGAGATGAGCTGTGCTGTATATACCCTTCTGGACAGAGTATGGAAAGGTCAATCGGTCAGCGATCTCAGCTATCCCGCCAAGACTATTATCCGCCGCTCATGCGGTTGTACGGTACAGGACACCTTCGGACAGACCTCGCGTAGCCTGGAGGCAGTCCAGAACCGTATGGCTGGTCTCTTTCACCTCGCAAAAGAGGAAAAAGAACGCCTGATTGAAGTATGGAACCTACTTTCTTTCTACGAACAAGAGCAGACCAAAGAAAACAAAGCTCGACTCGAACGCCTGTTCTTGCAGTGTGTGCAGGACATCATCGGTTCATCCGAGGACATTGAATTACTACACGCAGGTCTGCTCCGCTGTGCAGAACTCAGCAATCAAAACCTTCGGCCACTTGTCAGCGAACTGCTCTTTCCCCTTATATCCCGAGCCCAGGAACAGCAGTATGTGCACACGCTTGCGAGAATCTCCAAACGCGAAGAGATGCTCTCTTCCTTCAAGGTAGCCCTAGGTGAAATCCATTCTTATAATCAGCTGCAAACTCTGCTGATTAAGTATCAAAGCGGGTTTCGCCTCCAAGGGTCCAGCTTCCTTGCTACAAAAGGTGAAACGATGTCATTTGCACAGGAGCCGGGCATCCACAGCCTTAAGCCGATCATCAGAGACCAAAAGCTGCTTGGATACCTGCATCTTCAGCCCTCACAGTGGGAGGCCTCACTGCTTGAAACGTTGTGTGTCTATATCGGTGATGCTGCCTACCACATCCAACGACTCAACAAGCCGCACGCCTCTTCACAGCAACCCAGCACCGACAAGGTCCAAACTGCAGACATCTATCTGTATGGAGCTCCACCTCAGGAACTCTCGAACAGGACAAAGCAAACATTCACCAATTTCGAACAACTGGTCGCAGCTGTTTTGGAAGCAAAACCGCTGGCTATTCTCACCGATTCACTGTCGGCAGTTGAGATCATGGACCTTCGGTCCTTGACCAACACCAAAACAGTACCGATTGTCATCCACAAAAGACGATGGTCGAATCAAGAGGGTGAAACGTACCATAATCTTTCCCAGGTACTACTTTGCGACCCAGCCTTGGCGGGAAGTAAGGGGTTTCTCGACCGCCTTGAAGGTCTTGTATCTGAGACCCAACCTCTGAAAGACACTGCCAGCGCCATGGCAAAACAAATCTTTTTCGCCCTGCATAGGCGCTTTGACACCCCGTTCGCCCGTTGGGAACTTGCCCAGGAGCTGGGTCTCAGCGAAGATTACCTGACCGTTCTTTTCAAGGCCGAGTACGGGCTGACTGTCTGGGAGTACTTGAACAGGTATCGTATCTGGCATGCCTCAAACCTATTGGGAACCACCACACTACCGGTCGAGCTGGTTGCAAAAATGTCGGGTTTCTCTTCAAGCCCCTATTTTTGCAGGATGTATCGCAATCTGACGGGCAAAGCCCCTTCCGCCTTCCGTAGCGGGAGAAATTAA
- the dcm gene encoding DNA (cytosine-5-)-methyltransferase: protein MSDNYNVVELFAGVGGFRVGLEASGVWKVAFANQWEPGKKNQWAFDCYTKHFSEGIHSNADIAKVEAKDIPDHSLLVGGFPCQDYSVAATLAKGIQGKKGILWWEIRRIIEQKQPKFVLLENVDRLIKSPAKQRGRDFAIILSCLNALGYIVEWRIINAADYGFPQRRRRTFIFATKPNKKARKMYASPSSDVILQSGFFARTFPVESGSIQKSIEIPKDLVRITDEFSTLFGNAGYCVDFSAVHQTVLPQECENGMTLGDILDTDVGESFYIRAEDMPKWEYMKGSKREMRKTREGFEYNYTEGAIPFPEYLDRPSRTMLTSESTKNRSTHVILDPQTNRLRLLTPRECEKLDGFEPDWTATGMPMRTRYFCMGNALVVGLIERMGKSLLEFAKEYKLLKA, encoded by the coding sequence ATGTCTGATAACTATAATGTAGTGGAACTGTTCGCTGGTGTGGGAGGCTTTCGGGTCGGGCTCGAGGCTAGTGGAGTCTGGAAAGTAGCATTCGCCAATCAGTGGGAACCCGGAAAGAAGAACCAATGGGCTTTTGACTGTTACACCAAACATTTCTCAGAAGGCATTCATTCCAACGCAGATATTGCAAAGGTTGAAGCAAAGGATATTCCAGACCACAGCCTTCTGGTTGGGGGGTTCCCCTGCCAGGACTATTCGGTTGCTGCTACTCTTGCCAAGGGAATTCAAGGCAAGAAAGGAATTCTTTGGTGGGAAATAAGAAGAATTATTGAACAGAAGCAACCAAAGTTTGTTCTGTTGGAGAATGTTGATAGATTAATAAAATCACCGGCTAAGCAACGAGGTAGGGATTTTGCAATTATACTATCTTGTTTAAATGCATTGGGTTATATTGTCGAATGGAGAATCATCAATGCGGCTGATTATGGTTTCCCTCAACGAAGAAGGAGAACTTTTATATTTGCAACCAAACCAAATAAGAAAGCTCGTAAGATGTATGCGTCCCCTTCTTCTGATGTGATTCTTCAGTCAGGGTTCTTTGCTCGAACCTTTCCGGTTGAGTCAGGCTCAATTCAAAAGAGCATCGAAATCCCTAAGGATTTGGTGAGAATCACTGATGAGTTCAGTACGCTCTTTGGAAATGCCGGCTATTGTGTTGACTTCTCAGCTGTTCATCAGACTGTTCTTCCCCAAGAATGTGAAAACGGAATGACACTAGGTGACATCTTAGATACAGATGTTGGTGAATCATTCTATATCAGGGCAGAGGACATGCCCAAATGGGAATACATGAAAGGATCGAAACGGGAGATGAGGAAAACCCGCGAAGGGTTTGAGTACAATTATACAGAAGGCGCAATACCATTTCCTGAATACTTGGATAGGCCAAGTAGGACCATGCTTACTTCAGAATCTACAAAGAATAGATCTACTCATGTGATTCTTGACCCACAGACGAACCGTTTGCGGTTGTTGACTCCACGAGAATGTGAAAAACTGGATGGCTTTGAACCAGATTGGACTGCAACAGGCATGCCTATGAGAACTCGATATTTCTGCATGGGTAATGCTTTAGTCGTAGGATTAATCGAGAGAATGGGAAAAAGCTTGCTTGAGTTTGCCAAGGAATATAAATTGCTAAAGGCTTGA
- a CDS encoding DEAD/DEAH box helicase has translation MKKPTLSFGIEGTELTIQISPDIREQTIFFRTLQSLIAKSVVYRNNFQSSDNFSVTTNSTDQSKDLLIAIYGLCQRQNIIFEPLTLQTHKLVEQLKSKKNDYDTCREAAILARDNFLGIEYQSFKHSIDRLMTRTLREYQYRAAFFAVKAIMSCNFSVPGSGKTSIAYASFAYLNSLPETESEHVDKVLVIGPISSFQPWKEEFVQCFGSKRELSVVVLDKFTPDQINTYCRSMLTNEITVVNYEKVRRNADSFKIFLERNKTMLVIDEVHRMKNPLSQTSIAIRKFGDIPNAKMLLTGTPMPNGYEDLYTQFSFLWPDHKTIGFTYDQLKNLSKAGQNSLYAKPTIEVLQQNISPYFVRITKQMLQLPPPELPVIKTVRLSETEQKLYDLVNQAKINIDPNDLTSIRLLRAKVIRLMQVTTNPKLLKKPLNRISFELLFNNSVPDDTEESDDKDSFNPMIYDPLVLMASQASKNQISNLIEEIGVSTKLRTVLNLISDLVKQGNKVIVWTIFVQTMQDLRNLIQKELGLSVELLNGQTKNFRAEIIEEFKHSDALPVVIANPSAVSESISLHTCCHHAIYLDMSYNAVHYIQSKDRIHRLGLSPEIKTFYYYIQANNTIDERVYSRVIMKEVRMNQAIENELPPILQQSSITEIIEDLTAKG, from the coding sequence ATGAAAAAACCGACTTTGTCCTTTGGAATTGAAGGCACTGAGCTAACAATTCAAATTAGTCCAGATATTAGAGAGCAAACTATCTTTTTTAGAACCTTGCAATCTTTGATTGCAAAATCTGTTGTGTATAGGAACAATTTTCAATCCAGTGATAATTTTTCTGTAACAACTAATTCTACTGATCAATCGAAAGATCTCCTGATTGCTATATATGGATTATGTCAACGTCAAAACATCATTTTTGAACCATTGACGTTACAAACTCACAAATTGGTGGAGCAACTTAAGTCTAAAAAGAATGATTATGATACTTGTAGAGAAGCAGCAATCTTAGCAAGGGACAATTTTCTAGGGATAGAGTATCAATCGTTCAAGCATTCTATTGACAGATTAATGACTAGAACATTACGGGAATACCAGTATAGGGCTGCTTTTTTTGCCGTAAAAGCCATTATGTCATGTAATTTTTCAGTTCCCGGTTCAGGAAAGACATCCATCGCCTATGCATCGTTTGCGTACCTTAACAGCCTTCCAGAGACCGAGTCAGAACATGTTGATAAAGTCTTGGTAATCGGCCCAATCAGTTCCTTTCAACCGTGGAAAGAAGAATTCGTGCAATGCTTCGGAAGCAAACGCGAACTAAGTGTAGTAGTCCTTGATAAATTCACACCTGATCAAATCAATACATATTGCAGAAGTATGCTTACGAATGAAATTACCGTGGTTAACTATGAAAAAGTGAGAAGAAACGCAGATTCATTTAAAATATTCCTTGAACGTAACAAGACAATGCTTGTGATAGACGAAGTGCATCGAATGAAAAATCCCCTCTCGCAAACATCCATCGCTATCAGAAAATTTGGGGATATACCTAACGCAAAAATGTTATTAACCGGTACTCCAATGCCCAATGGGTATGAGGACTTATATACGCAGTTTTCATTTCTTTGGCCAGACCATAAAACAATAGGTTTTACCTATGACCAGCTGAAAAACCTATCCAAGGCAGGACAAAACTCGCTTTACGCAAAACCGACGATAGAGGTTTTACAACAAAATATCTCCCCTTACTTTGTAAGAATCACAAAACAAATGCTACAGCTGCCCCCGCCAGAGTTACCTGTTATAAAAACGGTTAGACTTTCTGAAACCGAACAAAAATTGTATGACCTAGTCAATCAAGCAAAAATCAATATTGATCCAAATGATCTTACGTCTATTCGCTTACTACGTGCAAAAGTGATTAGACTTATGCAAGTGACAACCAATCCAAAGTTACTGAAAAAACCCTTAAATAGGATTAGTTTTGAGTTACTTTTCAACAACTCTGTTCCCGATGACACTGAAGAGAGTGATGATAAAGACTCTTTCAATCCAATGATTTACGATCCCCTGGTCCTAATGGCCTCTCAAGCATCCAAGAATCAGATTTCAAATCTGATTGAAGAAATTGGAGTTTCAACAAAGCTGAGAACAGTGCTCAATCTAATTTCTGATTTGGTAAAACAAGGTAATAAGGTAATCGTTTGGACCATCTTCGTGCAGACAATGCAAGACTTGCGCAATCTCATACAAAAGGAACTTGGACTTTCTGTAGAACTACTTAACGGGCAAACTAAAAATTTTAGAGCAGAGATTATTGAAGAGTTTAAACACTCAGATGCGCTCCCTGTAGTAATTGCAAATCCAAGTGCGGTGTCCGAATCAATTTCACTCCATACTTGCTGTCATCATGCCATCTACTTGGATATGAGTTACAACGCAGTTCATTACATCCAATCGAAAGATAGGATACACCGATTGGGCCTCTCTCCAGAAATTAAAACCTTTTATTACTATATTCAGGCAAATAATACGATTGATGAACGAGTCTACAGTCGTGTCATCATGAAAGAAGTGAGGATGAATCAAGCAATTGAAAATGAACTACCCCCTATTCTCCAACAATCCTCTATTACTGAAATAATTGAGGATTTGACTGCAAAGGGGTAA
- a CDS encoding HNH endonuclease: MQQEYFERYLLNIRDLSTKSIENYKQALRKIDSVLQSNGFNEYASIYEIDSYAELQDIEQMLKRDEDFCALDSRGKQMYTAGLHNYMNFVEGKEFERKPAPLALIDYPVIPTRKRTLGVREEADRDRIIVRQVLIAEHFQCESDSSHRTFTSVAYKMPYMEGHHLIPLKQQEKFEYSLDVYANILSLCPICHRLLHHGVLSEKKPVWKKLFDERKERLEESGIRLGPKEFLDLITEDESKRLF; encoded by the coding sequence ATGCAACAAGAGTACTTTGAACGATACCTGCTAAATATTCGTGATCTCTCAACAAAATCGATTGAGAACTATAAGCAGGCATTAAGAAAGATTGATTCTGTTTTACAAAGCAATGGATTCAACGAATATGCTTCAATCTACGAAATTGATTCATATGCTGAACTGCAAGACATAGAGCAAATGCTAAAGCGTGATGAAGATTTCTGTGCCTTGGATTCACGAGGAAAGCAGATGTATACTGCTGGCCTGCATAACTATATGAATTTTGTTGAAGGTAAAGAGTTCGAGCGAAAACCTGCCCCCTTAGCACTGATTGATTATCCTGTTATCCCTACAAGAAAACGTACATTAGGGGTAAGAGAAGAAGCTGATAGGGATCGAATTATTGTTAGGCAAGTATTGATTGCTGAGCATTTTCAATGTGAATCAGATTCATCACATAGGACTTTTACTTCAGTTGCTTACAAGATGCCCTACATGGAAGGACATCATTTGATACCCTTAAAACAGCAGGAGAAATTTGAATATAGCCTCGATGTGTACGCAAATATCCTCTCCCTGTGCCCAATTTGCCATCGTTTGCTTCATCATGGAGTCCTAAGTGAAAAGAAACCTGTGTGGAAAAAGCTGTTTGATGAGCGAAAAGAAAGGCTTGAAGAATCGGGTATTAGATTAGGTCCAAAGGAATTCTTGGATCTCATCACCGAGGATGAGAGCAAGCGGCTATTTTAG
- a CDS encoding alpha/beta hydrolase encodes MKKLIFSSLCIIVLLSSCASVSTRTTESGIYQIPSYDGYLIEGKLAMPEGNTADQLVIYVNGSGPNTYDNKRQLDEHKKFTYFDLFREEFTKRGSAFFSYNTRGVTTSDEPPYFTDVDDELYRSYTPQASVKDVVSMVKYLKKQPGLKHAKVILLGWSEGTLIAPLVSQQTHIDGLILCGFMYDDMMTILDWQQTGGSSMVFYRNYFDYDKNGIVSPEEFAEDRNEIAKYFGITYDYMDQNKDGILDEADFAIMLEPSRTELYKAIEEGNREFLKDSYGVYLTPEWFAGHKLMPTNKEILPQVDIPIHIIHGTFDQNASVEGVYAIEAKFKQLGKDNLTVSVFEGYNHDLNYIDYVLTGEIPEGLEKVFEAVGE; translated from the coding sequence ATGAAAAAGCTCATATTTAGTTCTCTTTGTATTATAGTGTTGTTGTCTAGTTGCGCTTCTGTTTCAACAAGAACAACAGAATCCGGAATATATCAGATTCCCTCGTATGACGGCTACTTAATCGAGGGCAAGCTTGCAATGCCGGAAGGCAATACAGCTGATCAGCTGGTCATTTACGTTAATGGATCAGGGCCCAATACGTATGACAACAAGCGTCAGCTTGATGAGCATAAAAAGTTCACCTATTTCGATCTCTTCAGAGAAGAATTTACGAAGCGGGGGAGTGCATTCTTTAGTTACAATACACGAGGAGTTACCACTTCTGATGAACCTCCTTATTTCACTGATGTTGATGATGAGCTCTACAGAAGTTACACACCGCAGGCGAGTGTGAAAGATGTGGTCTCGATGGTTAAATATCTGAAGAAACAGCCTGGACTTAAACATGCAAAAGTAATTCTATTGGGTTGGAGCGAAGGCACGCTTATAGCACCATTAGTCTCACAACAAACCCATATTGACGGCCTTATTCTCTGCGGCTTTATGTACGATGACATGATGACCATTCTTGACTGGCAGCAGACAGGTGGATCAAGCATGGTTTTCTATCGCAACTATTTTGATTACGACAAGAATGGCATTGTATCGCCTGAGGAGTTTGCAGAAGACAGGAACGAAATCGCAAAGTACTTTGGGATCACGTACGACTACATGGATCAGAACAAGGATGGGATTCTCGATGAAGCTGACTTTGCAATTATGCTTGAGCCTTCAAGAACCGAGCTCTATAAAGCGATTGAAGAAGGAAATCGAGAATTCCTAAAAGACAGTTACGGTGTATATCTCACTCCTGAGTGGTTTGCCGGTCACAAGCTGATGCCAACAAACAAGGAGATTCTTCCCCAAGTTGATATCCCAATCCACATTATTCATGGCACATTTGATCAGAATGCTTCTGTCGAGGGTGTCTATGCAATCGAAGCAAAATTCAAGCAACTAGGCAAAGATAATCTTACTGTCTCAGTATTTGAAGGCTACAACCATGACCTTAACTACATTGACTATGTATTAACTGGTGAGATTCCAGAGGGGCTGGAGAAGGTGTTTGAGGCGGTGGGAGAGTGA